One Coregonus clupeaformis isolate EN_2021a chromosome 33, ASM2061545v1, whole genome shotgun sequence DNA window includes the following coding sequences:
- the LOC121548649 gene encoding putative glycine-rich cell wall structural protein 1 yields MQQETGELIIVSVILESEVTVEDVKGGGRDGSRTGAGRRQDGGRTGAGREQDGSRTGRDRGQDGGRTGRDRGQDGGQDGGRTEAGRRRDGGRMGAGQGPDGGGTGGRTGAGRGAGRGRDRGQDGGGTGGRTGAGRGQDGGRTGAGRGQDGGRTGAGRGQDGGGYLRNCSFGLKNPCGTGVKVQI; encoded by the exons ATGCAGCAGGAAACAGGAGAACTAATAATAGTTTCCGTCATTCTGGAGTCTGAGGTGACTGTTGA AGATGTAAAGGGAGGGGGGCGGGACGGGAGCAGGACGGGGGCCGGACGGAGGCAGGACGGGGGCCGGACAGGGGCAGGACGGGAGCAGGACGGGAGCAGGACGGGGCGGGACAGGGGGCAGGACGGGGGCCGGACGGGGCGGGACAGGGGGCAGGACGGGGGGCAGGACGGGGGCCGGACGGAGGCGGGACGGAGGCGGGACGGGGGCAGGATGGGGGCCGGACAGGGACCGGACGGGGGCGGGACAGGGGGCCGGACGGGGGCAGGACGGGGGGCAGGACGGGGGCGGGACAGGGGGCAGGACGGGGGCGGGACAGGGGGCAGGACGGGGGCAGGACGGGGGCAGGACGGGGGCAGGACGGGGGCAGGACGGGGGCAGGACGGGGGCAGGACGGGAGCAGGACGGGGGCAGGACGGGGGCGGTTACCTTCGGAACTGCAGCTTCGGCCTAAAAAACCCCTGTGGAACTGGCGTCAAGGTCCAGATTTGA